A portion of the Streptomyces sp. NBC_01335 genome contains these proteins:
- a CDS encoding sensor histidine kinase produces MVRVESPPTDRRIPVVRVLLLPVALVVGASALGVTLVTDAARIPLAVSGALAAVVVGALAVALNRRRCETRVLRAKYEQRIAQLESRIAAHDEETVRLTKELMPSAIRMLRASNSPEEVMREVVDGDESYRNLPKALRRLVYTVLQIIDDEEARRDSAQRAFVSVARRVQAIVHRQASELREMEDHYGRNPEVFDDLLRIDHGTALIGRLADSIAVLGGARPSRQWPKPVPLFSVLRGAMSRILEYQRVDLHSIAKVAIVGTSVEPLIHACAELLDNATRYSPPQTRVHVTAVEVQTGIAIEIEDGGVSLSEEARARAENMLAQAQAGINMNDLGESPRLGMAVVGRLSRMYQLQVSLRQSAYGGVRAVLIVPRDMITTGPAPGIAHGIGATSRPTSSLDMSQLQHVVPPAGKRKARVAATGPVPSATVSPAASARPAAPAAAMEDEVPVVTEWTENGLPQRRSRGRAPLGSHNLPQQAPAPATEGAPAALNGAAPHAAGRAGGEEKPPGLWLEAFTKAVNGVPHDPKNGEDSDDAWDKGDLK; encoded by the coding sequence ATGGTCCGTGTTGAATCACCACCGACCGACCGACGGATCCCCGTCGTCCGCGTACTTCTCCTGCCCGTCGCGCTGGTCGTCGGCGCCTCCGCGCTGGGCGTCACCCTGGTCACGGACGCCGCGCGGATACCACTCGCCGTGAGCGGCGCGCTCGCCGCCGTCGTGGTCGGTGCGCTCGCCGTCGCACTGAACCGGCGACGGTGCGAGACACGCGTCCTGCGCGCGAAGTACGAACAGCGCATCGCCCAGCTCGAATCGCGCATCGCCGCACACGACGAAGAGACCGTGCGGCTCACCAAGGAACTGATGCCCTCCGCCATCAGGATGCTGCGTGCGAGCAACTCGCCCGAAGAAGTCATGCGCGAGGTGGTGGACGGGGACGAGTCGTACCGCAACCTCCCCAAGGCGCTGCGGCGCCTCGTCTACACCGTCCTGCAGATCATCGACGACGAGGAGGCCCGGCGTGACTCCGCGCAGCGCGCCTTCGTCAGCGTCGCCCGGCGCGTGCAGGCCATCGTCCACCGCCAGGCGAGCGAACTGCGGGAGATGGAGGACCACTACGGGCGCAACCCCGAGGTCTTCGACGACCTGCTCCGCATCGACCACGGCACCGCGCTGATCGGCCGCCTCGCCGACTCCATCGCCGTGCTCGGCGGTGCCCGCCCCAGCCGCCAGTGGCCCAAGCCCGTACCGCTGTTCAGCGTGCTGCGGGGTGCGATGTCCCGCATCCTGGAGTACCAGCGCGTCGATCTGCACTCGATCGCCAAAGTCGCCATCGTCGGCACCTCCGTCGAGCCGCTCATCCACGCCTGCGCCGAACTCCTCGACAACGCCACGCGCTACTCCCCGCCGCAGACCCGGGTGCACGTCACCGCGGTCGAGGTGCAGACGGGGATCGCGATCGAGATCGAGGACGGCGGCGTCAGCCTCAGCGAGGAGGCCCGCGCCCGGGCCGAGAACATGCTCGCCCAGGCCCAGGCCGGCATCAACATGAACGACCTCGGGGAATCCCCGCGCCTCGGCATGGCGGTCGTCGGCCGGCTGTCGCGCATGTACCAACTCCAGGTATCGCTGCGCCAGTCCGCGTACGGCGGCGTCCGGGCCGTACTCATCGTCCCCCGGGACATGATCACCACCGGACCCGCGCCCGGCATCGCCCACGGCATCGGCGCCACCTCGCGGCCCACCAGCTCACTGGACATGTCGCAGCTCCAGCACGTCGTACCGCCCGCGGGAAAGCGGAAGGCCAGGGTCGCGGCCACCGGCCCGGTGCCCTCGGCAACCGTCTCGCCGGCCGCCTCCGCGCGCCCGGCCGCGCCCGCAGCGGCCATGGAGGACGAGGTCCCCGTGGTGACCGAGTGGACCGAGAACGGCCTGCCCCAGCGCCGCAGCCGGGGCCGCGCCCCGCTCGGCTCGCACAACCTCCCGCAGCAGGCCCCGGCACCGGCGACGGAAGGCGCCCCCGCGGCGCTCAACGGCGCCGCCCCGCACGCCGCCGGCCGCGCGGGCGGCGAGGAGAAGCCCCCCGGCCTCTGGCTGGAGGCATTCACCAAGGCCGTCAACGGCGTGCCGCACGACCCGAAGAACGGCGAAGACTCTGACGACGCGTGGGACAAGGGAGACCTCAAGTGA
- a CDS encoding roadblock/LC7 domain-containing protein, whose translation MIQQRGNMDWMLKELADDVPSIHQIVVLSSDGLRIAMHGGDPDVGDRLAAACAGLQSLAAAVASEIPYSDGLMKLVVIEVTGGFFYLMAAGTGAYLAVLAGETVDAGLVGARMRDMVVRIGAHLTSPPRHDGQAG comes from the coding sequence GTGATCCAGCAGCGGGGAAACATGGACTGGATGCTCAAGGAACTGGCCGACGACGTTCCGAGCATCCACCAGATCGTGGTGCTCTCCTCGGACGGTCTGCGCATCGCCATGCACGGCGGAGACCCGGACGTCGGGGACCGGCTGGCCGCGGCCTGCGCCGGCCTGCAGAGCCTGGCCGCCGCCGTCGCCTCCGAAATCCCCTACAGCGACGGCCTGATGAAGCTCGTCGTCATCGAGGTGACCGGCGGGTTCTTCTACCTGATGGCGGCCGGCACCGGCGCCTACCTCGCGGTGCTGGCCGGTGAGACGGTCGACGCCGGGCTGGTCGGCGCGCGGATGCGCGACATGGTCGTCCGGATCGGGGCCCATCTGACCAGCCCGCCGCGCCACGACGGGCAGGCCGGATGA
- a CDS encoding DUF742 domain-containing protein: MNAPRRERRNADPALNDPERLYVITGDLDGSERAALDLVTMVVAQAEPSPTFQPEQAAILRLCQAPLSVAEISAYLGLPFSVVTSLLTELLASELIESRAPIVRANLPDRSLLEAVMHGLQKL, from the coding sequence ATGAACGCTCCCCGACGGGAACGCCGCAATGCCGACCCGGCGCTCAACGATCCCGAGCGCCTGTACGTCATCACCGGCGATCTTGACGGCAGCGAGCGGGCAGCGCTCGACCTGGTCACCATGGTCGTCGCCCAGGCGGAACCCTCACCGACGTTCCAGCCCGAGCAGGCCGCGATCCTGCGGCTCTGCCAGGCACCCCTGTCCGTCGCCGAGATCTCCGCCTATCTCGGCCTCCCGTTCAGCGTCGTCACCTCACTCCTGACCGAATTACTCGCGTCCGAACTGATCGAATCGCGCGCACCCATCGTCCGCGCCAATCTCCCCGACAGGTCCCTTCTCGAAGCGGTGATGCATGGACTTCAGAAGCTCTGA